In Pseudomonadota bacterium, a single window of DNA contains:
- a CDS encoding MerR family transcriptional regulator, with amino-acid sequence MTESPLTLPQVLAAAGQRGLELTERTFRYYAVVGLIPRPLKRPSGDEDARVHYYASDIVDRLMQIRTLQAQGYSLKQIKVWFEMRGGGTAPSAQPPGGEPRGSMPAHAQEEVAALLRFFSSDTLHGAMRTFVEATLTDGSDEALRRAALSWYETVVGGVLDTRRDDAVRQALSQLSPLEINALIEPLRRIRDEERRRDAAESEPPIVTALRALALRRARGLALTEGERARLAEYATALEKIKDRLARLPRAHRAVAPQALSGLKKSLDRLTHVTGLLESDGDVNTVLRGLARASTDLSAATSVLRGLQALVSPRETQEKT; translated from the coding sequence TTGACTGAGTCACCCCTCACCCTGCCGCAGGTTCTTGCCGCTGCGGGCCAGCGCGGTCTCGAGCTCACCGAGCGAACATTTCGCTATTACGCGGTGGTGGGGTTGATCCCCAGACCGCTCAAGCGCCCGTCGGGTGACGAGGATGCGCGGGTGCACTACTACGCCTCCGATATCGTTGATCGCTTGATGCAGATCCGCACGCTGCAGGCGCAAGGCTACTCGCTCAAGCAGATCAAGGTCTGGTTCGAGATGCGCGGAGGCGGGACCGCGCCTTCCGCGCAGCCACCCGGTGGCGAGCCTCGCGGGTCGATGCCCGCGCACGCACAAGAAGAGGTTGCCGCGCTGCTGCGCTTCTTCTCGAGTGACACGTTGCACGGCGCCATGCGCACGTTTGTCGAGGCGACCCTCACCGACGGCAGCGACGAGGCGCTTCGTCGCGCGGCCCTGTCGTGGTATGAGACGGTCGTGGGGGGGGTGCTCGATACGCGGCGTGATGACGCGGTGAGGCAGGCGCTCTCGCAGCTGTCGCCGCTCGAGATCAATGCACTCATCGAGCCCCTGCGCCGTATTCGAGACGAAGAGCGTCGTCGTGACGCTGCCGAGTCTGAGCCGCCCATCGTCACGGCGCTGCGTGCACTCGCACTGCGCAGGGCGCGGGGCCTGGCGCTTACCGAGGGCGAGCGTGCTCGCCTGGCGGAGTACGCGACGGCGCTCGAGAAGATCAAGGACAGGCTTGCTCGTCTTCCACGAGCGCATCGCGCTGTCGCGCCGCAGGCGTTGTCGGGGCTCAAGAAGAGCCTCGACCGTCTCACCCACGTCACGGGACTGCTCGAGAGCGACGGTGATGTGAACACGGTCTTGCGAGGCCTGGCGCGGGCGTCCACCGATCTCAGCGCCGCCACATCGGTGCTTCGCGGACTACAGGCCCTCGTGTCGCCTCGGGAGACGCAGGAGAAGACTTGA